A region from the Silene latifolia isolate original U9 population chromosome 7, ASM4854445v1, whole genome shotgun sequence genome encodes:
- the LOC141592896 gene encoding uncharacterized protein LOC141592896, whose protein sequence is MAQPSHLSLFSPSPFPILFPTTAFTSVTLRRNPSFTTTTTTAFSASIPPSTAAQAVAEAEAVNALPCVRTYENNMARLSLTGFTSFDQAVTAAAADGGLAAAEHINAGLDVMVVETVFPGPIDDLSTMSTRLFLPPRKVQAKARKLRSSFPKDIFSGTSSKNILAMTFRQVVIQRLLNFDLAVFVPGSQRNLEDLESEREVTVSFALSSSDESVISRVAEAVCFFALETTKKEFQHGTRRKVSDNFFHWFSKIKKFASKDSSVILYKLDDEVILENAKSLLDMFNSSKVKYTTGNTKQPISAWTSAMHSKLEKIGGFEFSKWTCEHVPVYRLEIDADRLTNLSFKGWRKTSGNKWEILLTHSQMVAMTDVLDMYFEDVYTLPRKQLSCDIVRSPKTMSQNKSHFSLLGFARTTLAAAILLVSVGVMVKLFLPHLNSSRRRNHGDFQVLSSLENDCERVELVIPEASQLEAYCCALVKKLKDCYNWNGDVKSDISTGAWIGEIPTSLRDGHVVDPIVQDALSSSSTSAVSDNVLKSSIPEIASYQVVISIDGSIVGFQPTSRVAVNHWAANPIAKELYGGKELSPGLVEPRLNIKKPENFIVLELLMSLSEDNYFALARPVQ, encoded by the exons ATGGCGCAACCTTCACACCTCTCCCTCTTCTCCCCTTCCCCATTCCCCATCCTCTTCCCCACCACCGCCTTCACCTCCGTTACCCTCCGCCGAAACCCCTCCttcactaccaccaccaccaccgccttcTCTGCATCAATTCCGCCGTCTACGGCGGCGCAAGCAGTGGCTGAAGCCGAAGCCGTCAACGCTCTCCCCTGCGTTCGCACCTACGAGAACAACATGGCTCGGCTCTCTCTCACCGGCTTTACTTCCTTCGACCAAGCCGTCACCGCCGCCGCCGCTGACGGTGGTTTAGCTGCCGCCGAACATATTAATGCCGGCTTGGATGTTATGGTTGTTGAGACCGTTTTTCCTGGTCCTATTGATGACCTTAGCACCATGTCTACTCGACTG TTTCTTCCACCGAGGAAGGTCCAAGCAAAAGCAAGGAAGCTAAGAAGCTCTTTTCCTAAAGACATTTTTTCTGGAACAAGTTCCAAGAATATACTAGCGATGACATTTAGACAAGTTGTAATTCAACGGCTCTTGAACTTTGACCTTGCAGTATTTGTACCTGGATCACAGAGAAATCTTGAGGACCTTGAAAGCGAAAGAGAG GTCACCGTGTCCTTTGCTCTCAGCTCATCAGATGAAAGCGTTATTTCTAGAGTAGCAGAAGCTGTTTGCTTTTTTGCTCTTGAAACCACTAAAAAAGAATTCCAGCATGGTACAAGAAGAAAAGTATCAGATAACTTCTTCCATTGGTTTTCAAAAATTAAGAAGTTTGCATCAAAAGATTCCTCAGTGATACTGTACAAACTTGACGATGAAGTAATACTTGAAAATGCGAAGAGCCTTCTGGATATGTTCAACTCATCAAAAGTGAAGTACACAACGGGAAACACAAAACAACCAATATCTGCATGGACGTCAGCAATGCATTCTAAGTTGGAAAAGATTGGTGGGTTTGAGTTCAGCAAGTGGACATGTGAGCATGTGCCTGTGTATAGACTTGAAATCGATGCCGATAGACTAACTAATCTATCATTTAAAGGCTGGAGAAAGACTTCAGGGAATAAATGGGAAATTCTTCTGACGCACTCCCAAATG GTTGCGATGACTGATGTTCTGGATATGTACTTTGAGGATGTGTACACTCTACCTAGGAAGCAGCTGTCATGTGATATCGTCCGAAGTCCAAAAACAATGTCGCAGAATAAG AGTCACTTTTCTCTGTTGGGCTTTGCAAGAACCACTCTTGCAGCAGCAATCTTACTGGTTTCTGTGGGCGTGATGGTCAAACTATTTTTGCCTCATTTAAATAGTTCTAGAAGAAGAAATCATGGAGATTTTCAGGTCCTATCATCATTGGAGAATGACTGCGAGAGAGTAGAGCTTGTGATACCGGAGGCTTCTCAG TTGGAAGCTTATTGCTGCGCACTTGTTAAAAAGCTGAAGGACTGCTATAATTGGAATGGAGATGTGAAATCTGATATCAGTACTGGTGCGTGGATTGGGGAAATCCCTACTTCCCTTCGTGATGGTCATGTGGTTGATCCCATTGTCCAAGATGCTTTGTCAAGCTCCAGTACATCGGCAGTTAGTGATAATGTGCTGAAATCATCTATCCCGGAGATTGCTAGTTATCAG GTGGTTATCTCCATTGATGGTAGCATAGTTGGGTTCCAGCCTACAAGTCGTGTGGCAGTTAATCACTGGGCTGCCAATCCCATAGCCAAGGAACTTTATGGTGGAAAGGAACTTTCCCCTG GACTTGTAGAACCCAGGCTGAATATAAAGAAACCTGAAAATTTTATTGTTCTGGAGTTACTGATGTCGTTGAGTGAAGATAATTACTTTGCCTTGGCCAGACCGGTGCAATGA
- the LOC141592894 gene encoding protein STABILIZED1, with amino-acid sequence MVFLRLFDKKTLALNINPNSTTLGELNQKITDRLGIPVANQCLLTSSRRLIGDSASLISDLGVGLNSTLTLNVSIYGGMQAPVQSKSTRLEFLNSKPPANYVAGLGRGATGFTTRSDIGPARSTFDLPDRSATTIGGGAPAPTGVGRGRGKGGDEAEEEEEDEAEEKGYDENQKFDEFEGNDVGLFASAEYDEDDKEADAVWEAVDERMDSRRKDRREARLKEEIEKYRKSNPKITEQFADLKRKLHTMSTDEWDSIPEIGDYSMRNKKRRFESFVPVPDTLLEKARQEKEHVSALDPKSRGVGGTETPWSQTPVTDLTAVGEGRGTVLSLKLDRLSDSVSGQTVVDPKGYLTDLKSMKITSDAEISDIKKARLLLKSVTQTNPRHGPGWIAAARLEEVAGKLKMARQLIERGCEECPKSEDVWVEACRLASPDEAKAVIARGVKAIPNSVKLWLEAAKLEHDESNKSRVLRKALEHNPDSVRLWKAVVELANEEDAKLLLQRAVECCPLHVHLWLALARLETYDMAKRVLNRARGKLPKEPSIWITAAKLEEANGNNAMVEKIIERGIQALQKEDVVVDREDWMKEAEFCERAGSVVTCQAIIKHTVGLGVEEEDRKRTWVADAEECKKRGSVETARAIYAHALSVFLTKKSIWLKAAQLEKSHGTRESLDTLLRRAVTYVPQAEVLWLMGAKEKWLAGDVPSARAILQEAYAAIPNSEEIWLAAFKLEFENHEPARAKLLLAKARERGGTERVWMKSVIVERELGNTDSERKLLDEGLQRFPTFFKLWLMLGQLHERLGEQVKAKEAYESGLKKCPHCITLWLSLANLEEKITGLSKARAVLTIGRKRNPRNPELWLAAVRAELRHGNTKEADNLMAKALQECPNSGILWAAHIEMVPRPQRKKKSQDAVTKCDQDPFVIAAVARLFWQDRKVDKARSWLNRAVTLAPDVGDFWALYYKFELQHGTEDTQNDVLTRCVSVEPKHGEKWQAVSKAVENAHQPTDAILKKVVIVLGKEEKAAENNKH; translated from the coding sequence ATGGTTTTCTTACGATTGTTCGATAAGAAAACCCTAGCTTtgaatataaaccctaattctACAACTTTGGGGGAACTTAATCAGAAAATCACCGATAGATTAGGTATTCCGGTTGCGAATCAATGCTTGTTAACATCATCAAGGAGATTAATTGGTGATTCGGCGAGTTTAATTAGTGATTTGGGTGTTGGATTGAATTCAACCCTAACCCTAAATGTATCGATTTATGGTGGTATGCAAGCACCTGTGCAATCTAAGAGTACTAGGCTAGAGTTTCTGAATTCGAAACCGCCAGCGAATTATGTTGCTGGGTTGGGTCGTGGGGCAACCGGGTTTACGACCCGGTCGGATATTGGTCCGGCAAGGTCGACTTTCGACTTGCCTGATCGGTCCGCTACCACGATTGGTGGTGGTGCGCCTGCCCCGACTGGTGTAGGGCGGGGACGAGGGAAGGGGGGTGATGAGgctgaggaggaagaggaggatgaAGCGGAAGAGAAGGGTTATGATGAAAATCAGAAGTTTGATGAGTTTGAGGGGAACGATGTGGGGTTGTTTGCGTCTGCTGAGTATGATGAGGATGATAAGGAGGCGGATGCGGTGTGGGAGGCGGTTGATGAAAGGATGGATTCTAGGAGGAAGGATAGGAGGGAAGCTAGGTTAAAGGAGGAGATTGAGAAGTACCGTAAGTCTAACCCTAAGATTACTGAGCAGTTTGCGGACTTGAAGAGGAAGTTGCATACAATGTCGACTGATGAGTGGGATAGTATTCCGGAGATTGGTGATTATTCTATGAGGAATAAGAAAAGGAGGTTTGAGAGTTTTGTGCCTGTGCCTGACACACTTTTGGAGAAGGCTAGGCAGGAGAAGGAGCATGTTTCGGCCCTTGATCCCAAGAGTAGAGGTGTTGGAGGGACGGAGACTCCTTGGTCGCAAACTCCGGTTACTGATTTGACAGCTGTTGGTGAAGGTAGGGGTACGGTGTTGTCGTTGAAGCTTGATAGGCTTTCTGATTCAGTTTCGGGGCAGACGGTTGTTGATCCTAAGGGGTATTTGACTGACCTTAAGAGTATGAAGATTACAAGTGATGCTGAGATTTCTGATATTAAAAAGGCTAGATTGTTGCTTAAGTCTGTTACACAGACCAATCCTCGACATGGGCCTGGTTGGATTGCTGCTGCTAGGTTAGAAGAGGTTGCTGGCAAGCTTAAGATGGCTAGACAATTGATTGAGAGAGGTTGTGAGGAGTGTCCTAAGAGTGAGGATGTCTGGGTTGAGGCATGCCGTTTAGCGAGTCCTGATGAAGCAAAAGCGGTTATAGCAAGGGGAGTGAAAGCTATCCCGAATTCCGTAAAGCTGTGGCTGGAGGCTGCTAAGTTAGAGCACGATGAGTCGAATAAGAGCAGGGTTCTGAGGAAGGCCCTTGAACATAATCCAGACTCGGTGAGGCTGTGGAAGGCCGTTGTTGAGCTTGCTAATGAAGAGGACGCTAAGCTACTGCTTCAGAGGGCGGTCGAATGTTGTCCCCTGCATGTGCATTTGTGGCTTGCACTTGCAAGGCTAGAAACATACGATATGGCTAAGAGAGTGCTCAATAGGGCAAGGGGAAAGCTCCCGAAGGAGCCGTCTATATGGATTACTGCTGCCAAACTGGAAGAAGCTAATGGGAACAATGCTATGGTTGAGAAGATCATAGAAAGAGGTATCCAGGCCTTGCAAAAAGAAGATGTTGTTGTTGACCGGGAAGATTGGATGAAGGAAGCAGAATTCTGTGAGCGTGCTGGGTCGGTCGTTACTTGCCAAGCTATAATTAAACACACTGTTGGTCTTGGAGTGGAGGAAGAAGATAGGAAAAGAACATGGGTTGCTGATGCCGAGGAGTGCAAGAAGAGAGGGTCGGTGGAAACCGCTAGGGCTATATATGCTCACGCCCTTTCCGTCTTTCTGACAAAAAAAAGTATATGGCTTAAAGCAGCACAGCTCGAGAAGAGTCATGGAACTCGAGAGTCTCTTGATACTTTGTTGAGAAGGGCAGTCACATATGTGCCCCAGGCTGAAGTTCTGTGGCTTATGGGTGCAAAAGAGAAGTGGCTTGCCGGTGATGTGCCATCAGCTCGAGCCATTCTTCAAGAAGCTTATGCTGCTATTCCTAACTCCGAGGAGATTTGGCTCGCTGCTTTCAAGCTGGAATTTGAAAACCATGAGCCTGCAAGAGCGAAGTTGCTCCTTGCTAAGGCTCGAGAACGAGGAGGCACTGAAAGAGTCTGGATGAAATCTGTCATTGTCGAGAGAGAACTTGGGAACACTGATTCCGAGAGGAAGCTTCTTGATGAAGGTCTTCAGCGTTTCCCAACATTCTTTAAGTTATGGTTGATGCTCGGACAACTACACGAGAGGCTTGGAGAGCAAGTAAAAGCCAAAGAAGCTTATGAATCTGGTCTTAAGAAATGTCCCCACTGCATTACTCTCTGGCTTTCTCTTGCAAACCTTGAAGAAAAAATTACCGGACTAAGCAAAGCACGAGCAGTTCTTACTATTGGTAGAAAGAGGAATCCTCGTAACCCAGAATTGTGGCTTGCCGCTGTTAGGGCTGAACTCAGGCATGGAAATACTAAGGAAGCTGATAACTTGATGGCAAAGGCTCTCCAAGAATGCCCAAATAGTGGGATCTTATGGGCTGCTCACATTGAGATGGTTCCTCGCCCTCAACGTAAAAAGAAGAGTCAAGACGCAGTGACAAAGTGCGATCAAGATCCGTTTGTTATTGCAGCTGTAGCCCGTCTCTTTTGGCAGGACAGGAAAGTGGACAAGGCTAGAAGCTGGCTCAACAGGGCAGTGACCCTTGCTCCAGATGTCGGTGATTTTTGGGCTTTGTACTATAAATTTGAACTTCAGCACGGGACCGAAGATACTCAGAATGACGTGCTAACACGATGCGTTTCAGTTGAGCCTAAACACGGTGAGAAGTGGCAAGCAGTTTCGAAGGCAGTCGAGAATGCTCATCAACCCACTGATGCTATTTTGAAGAAGGTCGTGATCGTCCTTGGGAAGGAAGAAAAAGCTGCTGAGAACAACAAGCACTAG
- the LOC141592897 gene encoding ras-related protein RABA1f-like produces the protein MAYRADDDYDYLFKVVLIGDSGVGKSNLLSRFTRNEFSQESKSTIGVEFATRSIRVDDKIVKAQIWDTAGQERYRAITSAYYRGAVGALVVYDVTRHVTFENVQRWLKELRDHTDANIVIMLVGNKADLRHLRAVAVDDAKGFAERENIFFMETSALESLNVESAFTEVLSQIYHVVSRKALDIGDDPAALPKGQTINIGSRDDVSAVKKSGCCSE, from the exons ATGGCGTATAGagcggatgatgattatgattattTGTTCAAAGTGGTGTTGATTGGAGACTCCGGTGTCGGAAAATCGAACCTATTATCTCGTTTTACAAGAAATGAGTTTAGCCAAGAATCAAAATCTACAATTGGTGTCGAATTCGCAACACGTAGCATTCGTGTCGATGATAAGATCGTTAAGGCTCAAATATGGGATACTGCTGGTCAAGAAAG GTACCGCGCAATAACAAGTGCATACTACAGAGGAGCAGTAGGCGCCTTAGTCGTCTACGACGTAACACGCCACGTCACCTTCGAGAACGTCCAGAGATGGCTTAAGGAACTCAGGGACCACACAGATGCTAACATTGTCATAATGCTAGTTGGGAACAAGGCTGACTTGCGCCACTTACGTGCTGTTGCTGTAGACGATGCCAAGGGTTTCGCTGAAAGAGAGAACATTTTTTTCATGGAGACGTCTGCTCTCGAATCCCTCAATGTCGAGAGCGCCTTCACTGAGGTTCTGTCCCAAATCTATCACGTCGTGAGCAGGAAAGCACTCGATATTGGGGATGACCCAGCAGCATTGCCTAAGGGACAGACAATAAATATTGGGTCCAGAGATGATGTGTCGGCGGTTAAGAAATCCGGTTGCTGTTCCGAATAG